GCGGAACCGTAGTAGCAAGTTTTATTAAAATAGACAATCTTAGCAAAACCAGGGAACTGATGAACAGATACGGATATGCGAATATTGAAACCAGACTTATACAGGTAAGTCATGAAGATAAGATAGGTCTGCTCAGATCAGAAAATCCTATATTTATATTAAAGGGGGATAAACAGTGATATCATTTGTAGGAGCAGGACCGGGGGATGTCGAACTTATAACGGTCAAAGGCCAGAGGAGATTGAAAGAGGCGGATGTAATTATTTTTGCCGGTTCTTTGGTTAGTGATGAACATTTAAAAGTTGCAAAAGATGGATGTGAATTCCATAATAGTGCCAAGATGCACTTGGATCAAGTGCTTGATGTGATGAGAAAGGCAAATAACGAAGGAAAAAAACTCGTAAGACTTCATACAGGTGATCCGACAATCTACGGAGCAATTCAGGAGCAAATGGATGCACTGGAAAGAGAGGGTATTGAATACGAGATAATACCGGGAGTCAGTTCTTTTACTGCAGCTGCAACTGCCATAAAGAGAGAGTTTACACTGCCCGATGTGAGCCAGACGGTTATTCTAACAAGAATAGAAGGTAAAACGCCCGTTCCCGAGGAGGAAAATTTAGTTTCACTCGCTAAACACAAGGCAAGTATGGCTATTTTCCTATCAGTTCAAGATATTGACAGGGTTATGCAAAAGCTTATAGAAGGTTATGGGAACCCGGATACCCCTGTAGCAGTCGTATACAGGGCTAGTTGGAGTGATCAGGAGATTGTAACCGGAACACTTAGTACCATCGCTGAAAAGGTAAAGGCAGCCGGGATTCGCAAGCAGGCTCAGATACTGGTCGGAGATTTTATAAACGCAGATTATTCTTTGTCCAAATTATACGATAGGACATTTTCTACAGAGTACAGAAAGGGAGAAAAATGATTTCCGTTTTGTCATTTTCAAAATCCGGTGAAGAAATAGCTCAAAAGATTATTAATGTTAATGCGGATGCCGTATTGTACAAGAGTTCAGAAGGTAAAATAAGGGATAAGATGGAAGAGATTTGGAATAATTCAGATGCGATTATTTTCATATCTGCCACCGGGATTGCAGTAAGGTATATTGCGCCTTTTATTAAACACAAGAGCGTTGATCCGG
The sequence above is a segment of the Peptoniphilaceae bacterium AMB_02 genome. Coding sequences within it:
- the cobM gene encoding precorrin-4 C(11)-methyltransferase codes for the protein MISFVGAGPGDVELITVKGQRRLKEADVIIFAGSLVSDEHLKVAKDGCEFHNSAKMHLDQVLDVMRKANNEGKKLVRLHTGDPTIYGAIQEQMDALEREGIEYEIIPGVSSFTAAATAIKREFTLPDVSQTVILTRIEGKTPVPEEENLVSLAKHKASMAIFLSVQDIDRVMQKLIEGYGNPDTPVAVVYRASWSDQEIVTGTLSTIAEKVKAAGIRKQAQILVGDFINADYSLSKLYDRTFSTEYRKGEK